The nucleotide sequence TTGTTAGATCAGTATCTCTTAATAATAATGCACTTTGATTGATTCGATATGATATTAAATACTCAAAAGGAGTTTGACTTGTGATTTTCTTAAAGAAACGACAAAATTCACCACGACTTAAATTAACATGACTGGCTATTTCTTCAAGCGTTATTTTATCTTGATAATTAGCTTGAATATAAGAAATACTTTTTTTAATTAATTGGTTATCACTAAAATCATCAACATGACTTTTCACGATAAGTTATTCGGAGTTAATAATCATATTATGTAAGATATTTAAAATAATAGATTGCATTTTTAATTCATATCCAAATTTTTTTTCTTCGTATAAAAGATATAATATTTCAAAATCATTTAAAATATCTTGTTGCCATTGAATATCTCTATTTAATGATATGGCAGGAATAGATTTTGCACTAATGAAGGGTTCAAGATATTTTTTATTTATGATATTGTTTTCGTTATTAATGAATAAATTAGCATTTACATCGATACATATATATTCACTATCATTGCATTGAAATGATCGTGCACTGTGAAGATGATTTGAATTAATAAAAATCCCATTATTTTCTTCTATTATATTACTAGTTGAATCAACTATGAAATTTATTGTTCCTTTAGTAACTAAAACAAATTGAATTTCATTATGCCAATGTAATTGAACATAACCTAGTTTGTTTCTGCTTAATAAAGTTTTATAGATTGCTAATGGAAAGGATTTACTACCATGTTTGATAATTTCTTTTAAATCTTTAGTTGTTAAAACCTCATATACTTGCATTAAAAAGGCCTCCTCATCAATATTACGATATAAATAGGCAATAATTTGATATAAAACATACTTTTTTATGTAATATAATTATATCATAGCATAATTTATTTATTAAATCATTATTAAATAAGGAGGTCAAAAAAATGATTAATAAAGATTTTAGAAGTGTAGTTAATAAAAACTTAGATAAAAAGTATAATATAGATTTTTTATCTCTTGAAACAGCAAGAAAGATTGTTAATTTTCATCAAAGTTTTCCAGTTTATCAAAAAACACCATTATGGCACTTGGATGATTTAGCTAAGGATTTAAACGTTGAAAAAGTATATGTTAAAGATGAATCTTATCGTTTTGATTTGAATGCATTTAAAGTATTAGGTGGTTCATATGCCATAGGGCAAGTGATTGCTCAAAAAGCTGGATTAGATGCTGATAATATAAGCTTTGAGGCACTAAAAGATGCAAAGGCAAAATTAGGTGATTTAACTTTTGTTACGGCAACTGATGGAAATCATGGACGTGGTTTAGCTTGGAGTGCTAATCAATTAGAGTACAAGTCAGTAGTTTATATGCCAAAAGGATCAGCTATTGAAAGAAGAGATAATATTAAAGCTGAAAATAGTGAGTGCACAATTACTGATATGAATTATGATGATGCAGTTCGATTAGCAAACCAAATGGCTCAAGAAAAAGGTTGGGTTATGGTTCAAGATACAGCATGGGAAGGGTATGAAGAAATTCCAACATGGATAATGCAAGGTTATATGAGTTTAGCTTATGAAATATATGATGAGCTAAACAAAGAAAAAGATAAACGTCCAACGCATATCTTTTTACAAGCTGGTGTTGGTTCTTTAGCTGCTGCAATTTGTGGTTTCTTTGCGAATGTTTATCAAGATAATTTAGTTAAAATTATTGTTGTTGAGCCAAGTACAGTAGATTGTATTTATCAAACTGCTAAAGCAAACGATGGGAAACTTCA is from Bacilli bacterium PM5-9 and encodes:
- a CDS encoding AraC-like DNA-binding protein (product_source=COG2207; cath_funfam=1.10.10.60; cog=COG2207; pfam=PF12833; smart=SM00342; superfamily=46689), with the protein product MKSHVDDFSDNQLIKKSISYIQANYQDKITLEEIASHVNLSRGEFCRFFKKITSQTPFEYLISYRINQSALLLRDTDLTITEIANMVGFGSASYYTEKFRKQVNCTPKQYRNFKIDYLDYK
- a CDS encoding mannose-6-phosphate isomerase-like protein (cupin superfamily) (product_source=COG0662; cath_funfam=2.60.120.10; cog=COG0662; pfam=PF02311; superfamily=51215) codes for the protein MQVYEVLTTKDLKEIIKHGSKSFPLAIYKTLLSRNKLGYVQLHWHNEIQFVLVTKGTINFIVDSTSNIIEENNGIFINSNHLHSARSFQCNDSEYICIDVNANLFINNENNIINKKYLEPFISAKSIPAISLNRDIQWQQDILNDFEILYLLYEEKKFGYELKMQSIILNILHNMIINSE
- a CDS encoding diaminopropionate ammonia-lyase (product_source=KO:K01751; cath_funfam=3.40.50.1100; cog=COG1171; ko=KO:K01751; pfam=PF00291; superfamily=53686; tigrfam=TIGR03528), with the protein product MINKDFRSVVNKNLDKKYNIDFLSLETARKIVNFHQSFPVYQKTPLWHLDDLAKDLNVEKVYVKDESYRFDLNAFKVLGGSYAIGQVIAQKAGLDADNISFEALKDAKAKLGDLTFVTATDGNHGRGLAWSANQLEYKSVVYMPKGSAIERRDNIKAENSECTITDMNYDDAVRLANQMAQEKGWVMVQDTAWEGYEEIPTWIMQGYMSLAYEIYDELNKEKDKRPTHIFLQAGVGSLAAAICGFFANVYQDNLVKIIVVEPSTVDCIYQTAKANDGKLHNVTGDLDTIMAGLACGEPNPIGWNVLNSYAYSFVTCPDYAAADGMRVLANPLGNDNKIVSGESGAAPFGCVINVIKDNDLVALKEEMGIDEKSRLLFINSEGDTDKENYRNVVWYGKYSKFEK